The following coding sequences are from one Epilithonimonas vandammei window:
- a CDS encoding DUF4286 family protein: MSILSITFHTTERKIADWDIYLESELHQMVENLLDVDRYILSDVHSEMLNEGKNTNLFLWFDNDELRSQFMESELVNLEERIAKKFGNEVMVFPTFLNPKQKRF; encoded by the coding sequence ATGAGCATACTAAGTATTACCTTCCATACTACCGAACGTAAAATTGCGGACTGGGATATCTATCTTGAAAGTGAATTGCATCAAATGGTTGAAAATCTTTTGGATGTAGATAGATATATATTATCAGATGTTCATTCGGAAATGCTGAATGAAGGAAAAAACACCAATCTTTTTTTGTGGTTTGATAACGATGAATTGCGCAGCCAGTTTATGGAAAGTGAACTGGTAAATCTGGAAGAGCGAATAGCAAAAAAATTTGGCAATGAGGTAATGGTTTTTCCTACATTTCTCAATCCGAAACAGAAGAGATTCTAG
- the gyrA gene encoding DNA gyrase subunit A, with amino-acid sequence MQKEGERLIPINIVDEMKTSYIDYSMSVIVSRALPDVRDGLKPVHRRVLYGMYGLNVFSNRKHLKSARIVGDVLGKYHPHGDSSVYDAMVRMAQPWSLRYEQVDGQGNFGSMDGDPPAAMRYTEARLKKISDEILADLDKETVDFQNNFDDSLTEPTVLPTRIPNLLVNGTSGIAVGMATNMAPHNLTESIDAICAYIDDKEISIDDLMKHIIAPDFPTGGIIYGYDGVRDAFHTGRGRIVLRAKVNFEEIGNRNAIIVTEVPYQVNKAEMIARTAELVKDEKITGIYEIRDESDRKGLRIVYELKNDAIPNVVLNLLYKYTSLQTSFSVNNIALVKGRPEQLNLKNLIHHFVEHRHEVIVRRTEYELRKAKERAHILEGFMKVIGTQDSLDRAIAIIRHSANPQAAKEGLISEFELSEIQAQAILDLRLARLTGMELDKIRAEYEEIMALIKDLEDILSNEPRRYQIIKDELLEIKEKYGDERRSEIDYSGGEMSIEDIIPDEKVVLTISHAGYIKRTLLSEYKVQSRGGVGNRGATTRDEDFLEYIVTATNHEYLLFFTEKGKCFWLRVFEVPEGSKTAKGRAVQNLINIEPDDKIKAYIRTKDLKNQEYINQMNVVMITKNGTIKKTSLEAYSRPRTNGVNAIEIRDNDALLGARLTDGNSEIMIATKNGKCIRFPEEKARAVGRSSIGVRGISLEDNDEVIGMIVVNDLENDTVLVVSEKGYGKRTAVEDYRVTNRGGKGVITLNITEKTGNLIAIQSVTDEDGLMIINKSGVAIRMNTADLRVMGRNTQGVKVINLKGNDEIAAIAKVEMDKDVEIEENEEGAENDSNNPELKEKPQSGDNQINLGDKDELREIEDEEAGENEDDSEENE; translated from the coding sequence ATGCAAAAGGAAGGAGAAAGGTTAATACCAATCAACATTGTTGACGAGATGAAAACCTCTTACATCGATTATTCGATGTCGGTCATTGTTTCAAGAGCGTTGCCCGATGTAAGAGATGGACTGAAACCTGTTCACAGACGTGTTCTGTATGGTATGTATGGTCTTAATGTATTTTCTAACAGAAAACATTTGAAATCTGCCAGAATCGTTGGAGATGTTTTGGGTAAGTATCACCCTCACGGAGACAGCTCGGTTTATGACGCGATGGTGAGAATGGCACAACCTTGGAGCTTGCGGTATGAGCAGGTAGATGGACAGGGAAACTTCGGGTCTATGGATGGTGACCCGCCTGCAGCAATGCGTTACACCGAAGCAAGACTAAAAAAAATATCCGACGAAATCCTTGCCGATCTTGATAAAGAAACTGTAGATTTTCAAAATAACTTTGACGATAGCTTAACAGAACCAACAGTTCTTCCAACAAGAATACCAAATCTTTTAGTAAATGGTACTTCCGGGATCGCCGTTGGTATGGCAACCAATATGGCGCCACATAACCTTACGGAAAGTATTGATGCGATCTGTGCATATATAGATGATAAGGAAATCTCTATAGACGACCTTATGAAACACATCATCGCACCTGATTTCCCTACTGGTGGAATCATCTATGGTTACGATGGCGTTCGGGATGCATTTCACACCGGAAGAGGACGTATTGTTCTGCGGGCAAAAGTCAATTTTGAGGAAATTGGAAACAGAAATGCAATCATTGTAACGGAAGTGCCTTATCAGGTCAATAAAGCCGAGATGATTGCCAGAACTGCAGAACTTGTAAAAGATGAAAAAATAACAGGAATCTACGAAATCCGTGATGAGTCCGACAGAAAAGGTCTTCGTATTGTTTATGAACTTAAAAATGATGCTATTCCAAATGTCGTATTGAATCTTCTATACAAATACACTTCCCTACAAACTTCGTTTTCAGTTAATAACATCGCATTGGTTAAAGGAAGACCTGAGCAATTGAACTTGAAGAATTTGATTCATCATTTTGTAGAGCACAGACACGAAGTGATCGTTAGGAGAACAGAATATGAACTCAGAAAAGCCAAAGAGAGAGCACATATCCTTGAAGGCTTTATGAAGGTTATCGGTACACAGGATTCTCTGGACAGAGCCATAGCGATTATTCGTCACAGCGCCAATCCGCAGGCTGCAAAAGAAGGATTGATCTCAGAGTTTGAGTTATCTGAAATTCAGGCTCAGGCAATTCTTGATTTGAGATTGGCACGTCTGACAGGAATGGAATTGGACAAGATCCGTGCAGAATACGAGGAAATAATGGCCTTAATCAAAGACCTTGAGGACATTCTTTCCAACGAGCCAAGACGTTACCAGATCATCAAAGATGAATTGCTTGAAATCAAGGAAAAATATGGTGATGAAAGACGCTCAGAAATCGATTATTCCGGTGGAGAAATGTCTATCGAAGATATTATCCCTGATGAAAAAGTTGTACTTACAATTTCTCACGCCGGTTATATCAAAAGAACCTTACTATCAGAATATAAAGTACAGTCCAGAGGTGGTGTTGGCAACAGAGGCGCTACTACAAGAGATGAAGATTTCCTTGAATATATCGTAACCGCTACCAATCACGAATATTTACTATTTTTCACAGAAAAAGGCAAATGTTTCTGGCTGAGGGTTTTTGAAGTTCCGGAAGGCTCTAAGACTGCAAAAGGAAGAGCTGTTCAGAATCTGATAAACATCGAACCAGATGATAAAATCAAAGCTTACATCAGAACTAAGGATCTTAAAAATCAGGAATATATCAACCAGATGAATGTGGTGATGATTACCAAAAACGGTACCATCAAAAAAACATCTCTGGAAGCATACTCCAGACCTAGAACTAATGGTGTAAACGCCATCGAAATCCGTGATAATGATGCCTTACTAGGTGCAAGACTTACTGACGGAAATTCCGAAATTATGATTGCTACTAAAAATGGGAAATGTATCCGTTTCCCTGAAGAAAAAGCTAGAGCAGTCGGCAGAAGTTCAATCGGTGTGAGAGGTATTTCCCTTGAAGATAATGATGAAGTAATCGGAATGATTGTTGTTAATGACCTTGAGAATGACACTGTACTGGTAGTATCCGAAAAAGGCTATGGAAAGCGTACCGCTGTGGAAGATTACAGAGTTACAAACAGAGGCGGAAAAGGTGTCATCACCCTTAATATCACTGAAAAAACAGGAAATCTGATTGCTATACAAAGCGTTACTGATGAAGACGGATTAATGATTATCAACAAATCTGGAGTTGCTATCAGAATGAATACTGCAGACCTTAGAGTGATGGGCAGAAATACGCAGGGTGTGAAAGTCATTAACCTGAAAGGTAATGACGAAATTGCAGCAATCGCTAAGGTAGAAATGGATAAAGATGTGGAAATAGAAGAAAATGAAGAAGGTGCAGAAAATGACAGCAATAACCCAGAATTGAAAGAAAAACCACAGTCTGGAGACAATCAGATCAATCTCGGAGATAAAGATGAACTGCGAGAAATTGAAGATGAAGAAGCGGGAGAAAATGAAGATGACTCAGAAGAAAACGAATAA
- a CDS encoding tetratricopeptide repeat protein codes for MKKLILSLAMLTATIAFAQKKEIANAVKAVDSGDLTTANSELSKAEGMFGEKTYLLEPSVLEQYYYAKGLSLLKSGKSTEGAEYLAKINTLGSEDIYSGKDADKNKVYFVGKESADKFGNGISLKQEKYAPSLTEKLRQSIDPLLRKANEEATNAYNSKNFNIAGAKFAETYYLFKAAGQDNKNFLYYAGVAYAQSPENKGKAADILASLIKANYTGEETVYTAKNTKTGQIENLDKAAFDLYKKAQAGYSDFKVEKTPSKQEELYEVTASLLFEQQKYDEAAKIAEEGLKKFPKNQSLSQTQGNALFKSGKTDEFIKNLNAKIAANPNDKESLYNLGVMLSKDPSKQAEAETIFKRLVDLDPKFPNALNNLVFAIIGEDETSINQYRDLKKAGKIDEANKVLEQRRARFQKSLPYAEKLYANDPNNKEVVSLLKGMYMTTQNTAKYNEFKAKETAMK; via the coding sequence ATGAAAAAGTTAATTTTAAGTTTAGCAATGCTTACTGCGACCATCGCTTTCGCACAAAAAAAAGAAATTGCTAATGCTGTAAAAGCAGTAGATTCTGGAGATCTTACGACTGCTAATTCAGAACTATCAAAAGCTGAAGGAATGTTTGGAGAGAAAACATATCTACTTGAACCTTCTGTTTTAGAACAATATTATTACGCCAAAGGTTTATCTCTTTTAAAGTCCGGAAAAAGTACCGAAGGTGCCGAATATCTGGCTAAAATAAATACGTTAGGCTCAGAAGACATCTACTCGGGAAAAGATGCCGATAAAAATAAAGTTTATTTTGTAGGAAAAGAATCAGCTGACAAATTTGGAAATGGCATTTCTCTAAAACAAGAAAAATATGCGCCCTCTTTAACCGAAAAACTGAGACAATCCATCGATCCCTTGCTTAGAAAAGCCAATGAAGAAGCTACTAACGCATACAACAGTAAGAATTTTAATATAGCGGGAGCAAAATTTGCAGAAACTTATTATCTGTTCAAAGCAGCAGGCCAAGATAATAAGAATTTCCTTTACTATGCAGGTGTAGCATATGCTCAGTCACCTGAAAACAAAGGTAAAGCTGCTGATATTTTAGCTTCCTTAATCAAAGCGAATTATACTGGTGAAGAAACTGTTTACACAGCGAAAAATACTAAAACCGGTCAAATAGAGAATCTGGATAAAGCTGCTTTTGATCTTTATAAAAAAGCTCAGGCTGGCTATTCCGATTTTAAAGTAGAAAAAACCCCTAGCAAACAAGAAGAACTTTATGAAGTTACCGCTTCGTTACTTTTTGAACAGCAAAAATATGATGAAGCTGCTAAAATTGCTGAAGAAGGTTTGAAGAAATTCCCTAAAAACCAATCTCTTTCCCAGACTCAGGGTAACGCCCTTTTCAAATCAGGCAAAACTGATGAGTTTATTAAAAACTTGAATGCTAAAATCGCTGCAAATCCCAATGATAAAGAAAGCCTTTACAATCTTGGCGTGATGCTAAGCAAAGATCCTTCTAAGCAAGCTGAAGCAGAGACAATTTTTAAAAGACTTGTTGATCTTGATCCTAAATTTCCAAATGCACTCAACAATCTTGTTTTTGCTATTATCGGCGAAGATGAAACTTCTATCAATCAATACAGAGATCTAAAGAAAGCAGGAAAAATTGATGAAGCTAATAAAGTGTTAGAACAGAGAAGAGCAAGATTCCAGAAATCTTTGCCTTACGCTGAAAAATTATATGCTAACGATCCTAATAACAAGGAAGTGGTAAGCCTTCTGAAAGGTATGTATATGACCACACAGAATACTGCTAAGTATAACGAATTCAAAGCAAAAGAAACTGCAATGAAGTAA
- the fsa gene encoding fructose-6-phosphate aldolase, whose protein sequence is MKFFIDTANLDQIREAQDLGILDGVTTNPSLMAKEGISGKEAINKHYVDICNISDGDVSAEVLSTTYEEMIKEGDELAALHERIVVKIPMIKDGVKALKYFSDKGIKTNCTLIFSAGQALLAAKAGATYVSPFLGRLDDISVDGLNLIEEIRVIYDNYMFDTEILAASIRSPMHIINCAKIGADVITSPLPSILNLLKHPLTDSGLAQFVADSKKLG, encoded by the coding sequence ATGAAATTTTTTATTGATACGGCCAATCTGGATCAGATCAGAGAAGCTCAGGATCTGGGAATTCTGGATGGTGTTACCACAAACCCTTCACTGATGGCAAAAGAAGGTATTTCTGGCAAAGAAGCTATCAACAAACATTATGTTGATATCTGTAATATTTCCGATGGCGATGTTTCTGCAGAAGTTCTTTCTACAACTTACGAAGAAATGATAAAAGAAGGTGATGAGTTAGCTGCGCTTCACGAAAGAATTGTGGTGAAAATCCCAATGATTAAAGATGGTGTGAAAGCCCTAAAATATTTTTCAGATAAAGGTATCAAAACAAACTGTACGTTGATTTTCTCAGCAGGACAGGCACTTTTAGCAGCAAAAGCTGGAGCAACCTATGTTTCTCCATTTTTAGGAAGACTGGATGATATTTCTGTTGATGGCCTAAACCTGATTGAAGAAATCAGAGTGATCTATGACAATTATATGTTTGACACAGAAATTCTGGCAGCTTCCATCAGAAGTCCTATGCATATCATCAATTGTGCAAAGATCGGTGCAGATGTCATCACTTCTCCACTGCCGTCTATCCTTAACCTTCTTAAGCACCCACTTACAGATTCAGGATTGGCACAGTTCGTGGCAGATTCCAAAAAATTGGGATAA
- a CDS encoding Nramp family divalent metal transporter yields MSNSDINKGWRKEKAANSLNEVFSSIKVPANASSWKKFMAYVGPGLLVAVGYMDPGNWATDIAGGAQFGYTLLSVILISNLFAIVLQYLSVKLGIVAERDLAQACKDHFHPSVNFILWIFCEIAIAACDLAEVIGSAIALNLLFGIPLSVGVVITVIDVFLILFLQSRGFRYIESIVGGLIFVIFASFLYEIFLSKPDIIPLLEGLIPKKEIITNPSMLYIAIGILGATVMPHNLYLHSSIVQTRDYPRTTEGKKEALKFASLDSSLSLMLAFFINAAILIISAATFHTSGNKDVADINDAYKLLSPLLGTTLASIFFGVALLASGQNSTVTGTLAGQIVMEGFLNIRLKPWVRRLITRLIAIIPALIISILYGERGTADLLVFSQVILSMQLSFAVVPLVMFTGNKTKMGQFVNKPWLKVLAWTISGIIIVLNLYLLKETIFP; encoded by the coding sequence TTGAGTAATTCAGATATCAATAAAGGCTGGCGAAAGGAAAAAGCGGCCAATTCGCTTAATGAAGTTTTTTCTTCGATAAAAGTTCCAGCGAACGCAAGTTCATGGAAAAAATTTATGGCTTACGTAGGCCCGGGGCTTTTAGTTGCCGTGGGTTATATGGATCCGGGTAATTGGGCTACCGATATTGCCGGAGGTGCTCAGTTTGGTTATACGTTGTTATCAGTAATTTTGATTTCTAACCTATTTGCGATTGTGTTGCAGTACTTATCCGTAAAACTCGGTATCGTTGCAGAACGTGATCTAGCGCAGGCCTGTAAAGACCATTTCCATCCCTCGGTTAATTTTATTTTGTGGATTTTTTGCGAGATTGCTATAGCAGCCTGTGATCTGGCAGAAGTTATTGGTTCTGCCATTGCTCTTAATCTTTTATTCGGGATTCCGCTGAGTGTAGGGGTTGTCATAACTGTGATTGATGTTTTCCTGATCTTATTTTTGCAATCCAGAGGATTCCGATATATAGAAAGTATTGTTGGCGGACTTATTTTTGTGATTTTTGCGTCTTTTTTATATGAAATATTTTTAAGTAAACCGGATATCATCCCATTGCTTGAAGGATTAATCCCTAAAAAAGAGATCATTACGAATCCTTCTATGCTTTACATTGCCATAGGGATTCTTGGTGCCACCGTGATGCCACATAATCTTTACCTTCACAGCAGTATAGTGCAGACAAGAGATTATCCCAGAACAACAGAAGGCAAAAAAGAAGCGCTCAAGTTTGCAAGTTTGGACAGCAGTCTTTCTCTGATGCTGGCGTTTTTTATCAATGCTGCTATCCTGATAATTTCAGCTGCAACTTTCCATACATCTGGAAATAAAGATGTTGCTGATATCAATGACGCTTATAAACTGCTTTCGCCACTATTGGGAACAACTTTAGCAAGCATTTTTTTCGGAGTAGCATTATTGGCATCCGGACAAAATTCCACAGTTACAGGAACTCTCGCTGGGCAGATCGTGATGGAAGGTTTTCTGAATATCCGCCTGAAACCGTGGGTAAGAAGATTAATTACAAGATTAATTGCCATTATTCCGGCACTTATTATTTCGATTCTTTATGGTGAGAGAGGAACTGCAGATTTACTTGTATTCAGCCAGGTCATACTTTCTATGCAACTTAGTTTTGCAGTAGTTCCTTTGGTTATGTTTACAGGAAACAAAACGAAAATGGGACAATTTGTCAATAAGCCTTGGCTTAAAGTTCTAGCGTGGACCATCAGCGGAATTATTATTGTTCTGAATCTATATCTTTTAAAAGAAACTATTTTTCCATAA
- a CDS encoding DUF937 domain-containing protein: MSTTNLIDLIKGQFGPSTISQTATQLGESESGISKSISVLLPAIIGGLVNSNARSELFTTVKEASTSGILSNLLNDNSGNQSIITRILHLIFGSGDRLEAITSAVSEYSGIRKDSTNSLMNIVVASTVGTVGRYVTENNLDSSSFDSLLNDQKNNLSHLLPAGFSFASLGLGNWFGNVDAQPLNVIPEPAQTPVNNINPSTPVIEKDVTASGPAKIDVTRSGQTHEIVSERDSGGSIWKWLLPLLLLLLLGWFFWKQCNKKAEAVPVSTTDSTSTEVNSADYNGDTVIVKRETMVVILPSGQTLQAYKGGIEDQIVTFLKSDDYKNATEDQLKDKWFNFDNLNFEFGKAVLTPDSKVQLENLKLILAEFPDAKIKIGAYTDKKGDANTNLKLSNERANTVKSSLNSSQVLEAEGYGSKFAKIPEEASDKERESDRKTAIRFVK, encoded by the coding sequence ATGTCAACTACTAATTTAATCGATCTTATAAAAGGTCAATTCGGTCCGTCTACAATTTCACAGACAGCAACACAGCTTGGAGAGAGCGAATCTGGTATTTCCAAATCTATTTCGGTTCTATTACCAGCTATTATTGGAGGGCTTGTAAATAGCAATGCGAGATCAGAATTATTTACCACGGTAAAAGAAGCATCCACCTCTGGCATTTTATCTAATCTTTTAAATGATAACAGCGGAAATCAATCTATTATCACTAGAATTCTTCATTTAATTTTCGGAAGCGGTGATAGACTTGAAGCGATTACTTCAGCAGTCTCAGAATATTCTGGCATACGAAAAGATTCAACTAATTCATTAATGAATATTGTTGTGGCCTCTACAGTCGGCACAGTCGGAAGATATGTTACAGAAAATAATCTGGATTCTTCATCTTTTGATTCTTTGCTTAATGACCAAAAAAACAATTTATCCCATTTATTGCCTGCAGGATTTAGTTTTGCATCATTAGGATTAGGAAACTGGTTTGGAAATGTAGACGCACAACCCCTCAATGTTATTCCTGAACCTGCTCAAACGCCTGTTAATAATATTAACCCAAGTACTCCGGTAATAGAAAAAGACGTCACCGCGTCTGGTCCTGCAAAAATAGATGTCACAAGAAGTGGGCAAACGCACGAAATCGTTTCTGAAAGAGATTCTGGAGGAAGTATTTGGAAATGGCTGCTACCACTATTGCTGTTATTACTTTTAGGCTGGTTCTTTTGGAAACAATGCAATAAAAAAGCTGAAGCCGTACCTGTGTCAACTACAGATTCTACTAGTACTGAGGTAAATTCTGCCGATTACAATGGAGACACTGTAATAGTAAAAAGAGAAACGATGGTGGTAATTCTGCCTAGCGGACAAACGTTGCAAGCTTACAAAGGTGGTATCGAGGATCAGATTGTGACATTCCTGAAATCTGATGATTACAAGAATGCAACTGAAGATCAATTGAAAGATAAGTGGTTCAACTTTGATAATCTTAATTTTGAATTTGGAAAAGCGGTTCTGACTCCCGACTCAAAAGTTCAGTTGGAAAATCTGAAATTGATTTTGGCAGAATTTCCCGATGCAAAAATCAAAATCGGTGCGTATACTGATAAAAAAGGAGATGCTAATACCAATCTTAAACTTTCTAATGAAAGAGCAAACACTGTAAAATCATCTTTAAACTCTTCCCAAGTTCTAGAAGCAGAAGGCTACGGATCCAAATTTGCAAAAATCCCAGAGGAAGCATCTGACAAAGAAAGAGAATCTGATAGGAAAACAGCCATACGGTTTGTAAAGTAA